The following are from one region of the Methanobacterium formicicum genome:
- the alaS gene encoding alanine--tRNA ligase has translation MIIMSVQLEKLGYTKKTCKTCGNDFWSIGERETCGDAPCDEYQFIGNPATPQKYDLFSIQDLFIRFFQERGHTPIRRYPVLAKRWRDDVFLVGASIYNFQPWVTSGQTKPPANPLVVAQPSIRLNDVDNVGRTGRHMTCFTMGAHHAFNSPEDEVYWKDETVKYCHDFITHLGINGEEITFIESWWEGGGNSGPCYEVCVRGVELATLVFIQYRTLPGGEKEEIPLKIVDTGYGLERFAWISQGTPTAYDASFGPVIKKLQDMSGVELNHRILGENAQVAGMMDIEDIADLKVLRSKVAQRLGITVEELKEATEPMEAIYVIADHTRCLAFMLADGVIPSNVKEGYLARLILRRTIRFIKKLGLRESLGDIMNIQLNFLSQTYPEIRNHQEHILRVIELEEKRYQKTIRKGHQMVKKSIKYLKKDKKDEMPLDMLIKLYDSQGLPPDTVEEVAREMNFQVNVPDNFYTLVAAEHSEEAVEEKTPVELDFPETSLLFYDEPQKEEFSARYLGNYENNIILDQTIFYPEGGGQPSDVGYLDTGEEKIRVLHAEKLDGIVLHRVEEEKLEKIRHRTGSTLKGKIDWGRRIALARNHTATHLLVAAARKVLGDHIWQAGAQKGVEKSRIDLSHYQRISPEELNQIELLANQWVMENIPLQTQWMDRTDAERKYGFILYQGGVVPGTSIRVVQIPGVDVQACAGTHCDFTGQIGIIKVNRTERIQDGVERLEFSAGEAAVQSMQKNDALLKESATVFKVETNQLPQTSERFFTEWKAFKNEIKHLQKEVAKLKTGSLVDQTEKINSLSVLTQEVEADIGELVKMVTQLTDDGGVDVVVLGNGEGKIAGAASLKALDREIKINEIIKEAAAIMGGGGGGKPNLAQGAGREGDKIGDALEFVYNTLKDKLAQKNLNGFG, from the coding sequence ATGATTATTATGTCTGTCCAGCTGGAAAAACTTGGTTACACCAAAAAAACTTGTAAAACCTGTGGAAATGATTTCTGGTCCATAGGTGAACGTGAAACATGTGGCGATGCACCCTGTGATGAATACCAGTTCATTGGAAATCCAGCCACACCACAAAAATATGATTTATTCTCCATCCAGGATCTTTTCATAAGATTCTTCCAGGAAAGGGGCCACACTCCCATCAGGAGATACCCTGTCCTGGCTAAACGCTGGAGGGATGATGTTTTCCTGGTTGGAGCATCTATCTACAATTTCCAGCCATGGGTAACCTCTGGACAGACTAAACCACCAGCCAATCCGCTGGTAGTGGCCCAACCTTCCATTCGCCTCAACGATGTAGACAATGTCGGACGCACCGGCAGACACATGACCTGCTTTACCATGGGAGCACACCATGCCTTTAATTCTCCTGAGGATGAAGTTTACTGGAAAGACGAAACTGTGAAGTATTGCCATGATTTCATAACTCATCTGGGAATAAATGGAGAAGAGATAACCTTCATTGAATCATGGTGGGAAGGGGGAGGTAACTCCGGACCCTGCTATGAAGTCTGTGTAAGGGGAGTGGAACTGGCTACCCTGGTTTTCATACAGTACCGCACCCTGCCTGGAGGGGAGAAGGAAGAAATCCCCCTGAAGATAGTGGACACTGGCTATGGGCTGGAAAGATTCGCCTGGATAAGTCAGGGCACACCCACGGCCTACGATGCATCCTTCGGACCGGTCATCAAGAAACTACAGGACATGTCCGGGGTGGAACTGAACCACCGCATCCTGGGGGAAAACGCCCAAGTAGCGGGGATGATGGACATTGAAGACATCGCTGATCTTAAAGTTCTGCGTAGCAAAGTAGCCCAAAGACTGGGAATAACCGTGGAAGAATTGAAAGAAGCAACTGAACCCATGGAAGCCATCTACGTCATAGCGGATCACACCCGATGCCTGGCCTTCATGCTGGCCGATGGAGTTATACCCTCCAATGTCAAAGAGGGATACCTAGCCCGTTTAATTCTCAGGAGAACCATCCGCTTCATTAAAAAATTAGGGTTAAGGGAGTCACTGGGAGACATCATGAACATTCAGCTGAACTTCCTCTCCCAGACCTACCCTGAGATCCGCAATCATCAGGAACATATCCTCCGTGTAATTGAACTGGAAGAAAAACGGTACCAGAAGACCATCCGCAAGGGACACCAGATGGTTAAAAAAAGCATCAAATATCTTAAAAAGGACAAAAAGGATGAAATGCCACTGGACATGCTCATCAAGTTATATGATTCCCAGGGCCTTCCCCCGGACACGGTGGAAGAAGTTGCCCGGGAAATGAACTTCCAAGTGAATGTTCCGGATAATTTCTACACCCTGGTAGCCGCAGAACACTCCGAAGAAGCGGTTGAAGAGAAAACACCAGTTGAACTTGACTTTCCTGAAACCAGCCTCCTATTCTACGATGAACCCCAAAAAGAAGAATTTTCTGCCAGATACCTGGGCAACTACGAAAACAACATCATCCTGGACCAGACTATTTTCTATCCGGAAGGAGGGGGACAACCATCGGATGTAGGTTATCTGGATACTGGTGAAGAGAAGATCCGGGTACTGCATGCTGAAAAATTGGATGGAATTGTCCTGCACCGTGTGGAAGAAGAAAAACTTGAAAAAATCAGACACCGCACTGGTTCCACCCTTAAAGGAAAAATCGATTGGGGTCGCAGGATAGCCCTAGCCCGTAACCACACCGCCACTCACCTGCTGGTGGCCGCAGCCCGTAAAGTTCTGGGGGACCACATATGGCAGGCCGGGGCACAGAAAGGTGTTGAAAAATCCAGAATTGACCTGTCCCATTATCAACGTATTTCTCCCGAAGAACTCAACCAGATTGAATTACTGGCCAACCAGTGGGTAATGGAGAACATTCCCCTTCAAACCCAGTGGATGGACCGTACCGATGCCGAGAGAAAATACGGCTTCATCCTCTACCAAGGAGGAGTGGTACCTGGAACCAGTATCAGGGTAGTTCAAATACCCGGCGTGGATGTACAGGCCTGTGCCGGGACACACTGCGATTTCACCGGCCAGATCGGCATTATAAAAGTCAACAGAACAGAAAGAATCCAGGATGGAGTGGAACGCCTGGAGTTCTCTGCGGGTGAAGCTGCAGTCCAATCCATGCAGAAAAATGATGCACTGCTCAAGGAAAGTGCCACTGTATTTAAAGTGGAAACTAACCAGCTGCCCCAGACCAGTGAACGGTTCTTCACCGAGTGGAAGGCCTTCAAAAATGAAATTAAACATTTGCAAAAAGAAGTAGCCAAACTTAAAACCGGATCCCTCGTTGATCAAACTGAAAAAATTAATTCCCTGTCTGTTTTAACCCAGGAAGTGGAAGCAGACATAGGGGAACTGGTTAAAATGGTTACCCAGCTCACTGATGATGGTGGGGTGGACGTGGTTGTTCTTGGTAATGGAGAGGGCAAAATTGCCGGTGCAGCATCCCTCAAAGCTTTAGACCGAGAAATCAAGATCAACGAGATCATTAAAGAAGCCGCAGCCATCATGGGAGGTGGAGGCGGTGGAAAACCTAACCTAGCCCAAGGAGCTGGACGAGAAGGGGATAAAATTGGTGATGCACTGGAGTTTGTTTACAACACCCTGAAGGACAAGTTAGCCCAGAAAAACCTTAATGGATTTGGATAA
- a CDS encoding methanogenesis marker 16 metalloprotein, translating to MKKTIQDINQKIKEGKAIVLTAEEVSSLVMAGEEPTAQDVDVITTGTCGIMSGTAALFHIPVAEPGSFKKAHKITLNGVPGFPGPCPNEWLGSVDLMVYGTSHSITDPQYGGGFLFKDLLRGEEIEIEVEDVEGNTIKSTASLDDFGTAQMIGTRFAFKNYTAFTNPGEDSVSSIFNAINMEGPFKGISFSGCGELNPLQNDPQLNSMHKGDRLLINNGEGLFIDTGTRSTPEKPNMMITADMKDMDPHYLGGFRTGAGPEVYNSVATAIPILDEEILQRTFIKNEDIVLPIADVRGRHSVLSQTNYGVWRDVDERPTYEREMCQKCSTCLVEERCPTHAFQNQELNRVRCFGCGMCAYSCPFGTFQMKRGKITMDWEGQEKELEVCCRQSDIKRAREIARELKTRIEKGTFLLNPL from the coding sequence TTGAAAAAAACCATTCAAGATATTAATCAAAAAATCAAAGAGGGAAAAGCCATTGTACTCACTGCAGAAGAAGTGAGCAGCCTGGTTATGGCGGGTGAAGAACCCACCGCCCAGGATGTGGATGTGATAACCACCGGTACCTGCGGTATCATGTCGGGAACTGCCGCCCTATTCCATATACCCGTTGCCGAGCCAGGATCTTTCAAAAAAGCTCACAAGATCACCCTAAACGGTGTGCCCGGATTCCCCGGACCATGCCCCAACGAATGGTTAGGTTCTGTTGATTTGATGGTCTACGGAACTTCCCACAGCATCACCGATCCCCAGTATGGTGGAGGATTCCTATTTAAGGACCTGCTTCGAGGTGAAGAGATTGAAATTGAAGTGGAAGATGTGGAAGGAAACACCATAAAGTCCACCGCCAGTTTAGATGACTTTGGCACCGCCCAAATGATTGGAACCCGTTTCGCCTTTAAAAACTACACTGCATTCACCAATCCCGGTGAAGATTCTGTTTCATCCATATTCAATGCCATTAACATGGAAGGGCCCTTTAAAGGAATTTCCTTCTCTGGTTGTGGCGAACTTAACCCCCTGCAGAATGACCCTCAATTGAATTCCATGCATAAAGGTGACCGGTTATTAATAAACAACGGTGAAGGATTATTTATCGACACCGGGACCCGTAGCACTCCAGAAAAACCGAATATGATGATAACTGCTGATATGAAGGATATGGACCCTCATTATCTCGGCGGTTTCCGTACAGGAGCCGGGCCCGAGGTCTACAACAGTGTGGCCACCGCTATACCCATTCTGGATGAGGAAATTCTCCAGAGGACCTTCATTAAAAATGAGGATATAGTTCTACCCATTGCCGATGTCAGAGGTCGACACAGTGTTTTAAGCCAGACTAACTACGGAGTTTGGCGGGACGTTGATGAAAGACCCACTTATGAAAGGGAAATGTGCCAGAAATGCAGCACCTGCCTGGTTGAGGAAAGATGCCCTACCCATGCCTTCCAGAACCAGGAATTGAACCGGGTACGCTGTTTTGGTTGTGGAATGTGTGCCTACTCCTGTCCCTTCGGGACCTTCCAGATGAAAAGGGGAAAGATCACCATGGACTGGGAAGGTCAGGAAAAAGAATTAGAAGTTTGCTGCCGACAGTCTGATATCAAAAGAGCTCGGGAAATAGCCAGAGAACTTAAAACCCGGATTGAAAAGGGAACATTTCTATTGAACCCCCTTTAA